Below is a genomic region from Brassica rapa cultivar Chiifu-401-42 chromosome A08, CAAS_Brap_v3.01, whole genome shotgun sequence.
CATCAAACTGCAATCCCGACAGTGAATTTGATAAATCTCAGGTACAGAGACATAATTGCGTAACTAATATTCCCCTTTGTGTTTACTtaacaatgatttttaaaaaaattattatacgTATATGAATGTATATAGATAACGGACCTGGTAAGCAGTTTGAAAAAGACGTGGCCAACACTAGCCTGTCCGAGCAACGAAGGGTTCAAGTTTTGGAAGCACGAGTGGGAAAAACACGGTACATGTTCTGAGTCAGTAATGGACCAACATGAGTACTTCGAAAATTCTCTTAAACTCAGAGACAGAGCCAATCTCCTTCAAGCCCTCACAAACTCCGGTATATATACTATCTAATCAATGTATTATATAATTCATTAATGCATAAACTCTATGACTTTTATTTTGTGTGGTAATTACAGGAATCAAACCAGATGATAGATTCTATGATCTTGAAAAGATCAGAAAGGCGATAAAAGATGAGATTGGGTTTACTCCAGGGATTGAATGCAACAAAGATCCCGAACGTAACGACCAACTTCACCAAATTTACATTTGCGTCGATACATCAGGAACTGAGTTTATCAAATGTCCGATTTTGCCTAGAGAAAGATGTCCGTCTCGACTCCAGTTTGCGAAGTTttaattatatctttctttCAGCGTGGCGATCATAATTATATCTCATGTTTTGGAATATTTTCTAATCATTTTATCTTCTCCTTCCAGAGTCCAAATTCATGGGGACTCTAAAATGTAATGTGTTTTATGTTACTTTATCAAAAATTGAATATGATAAGAACTTTGCAGATAATAgtatgtgtatgtataattaaaatatatatatgtgatattGATGCAACCTAGGCTTCATGAAACTTCAACATTATTACATCCTAACTCCTAATTAAGGAACAATATTCAGTGGCGTCAAATAGCTATTtcactatttatattttttttgtgaacaGTTACATACTAGCTATTtcactatttatatttttttttgttaaaattaaatCGCTATCTTGTCGATCTCGTTGACTTGGCTCCACCTTTCATTTGtaatttcttttgcttttcCAGTAAATTTAATCTGAAAgctatatttttatcttttctttaatACATTTAATTGCAAGTGTTAGTTAAGTGTTGACAAAAGGAAGATATTCTTTTACAAGAGTAAAAACAAACTTTCAGTTTATGCACACAAAAACGACATTTTAACATATTCTTTAAACATGAGTTCTTCCACCTTGTCAATGGTTTCTTGTGTTCTGATGTTCCTCATTCTACACCATACGAAAGGTAATTTTAATCTTGTTACATTATCAATTACTTACCtaaatttatatcatatttaaCATATTCTTGCGGGTTtggtatatataaaaacaatagaGTCGGAAGCTGTAGAAGTGTGTTCGTTTACAGATCAATTACCCGGAAAATGTGGCAACGACGGAAGCAATAAGTGCGTAAACGCCATGCAAAAGAAAGCACTACTTCCAGAAGTAAAAGTACGTT
It encodes:
- the LOC103836080 gene encoding ribonuclease 3-like, yielding MGPKGWFILKLLMFQGLFISHSQEQEDFDFFYLVLQWPGAYCDTKRSCCYPTSGKPAADFGIHGLWPNYKDGTYPSNCNPDSEFDKSQITDLVSSLKKTWPTLACPSNEGFKFWKHEWEKHGTCSESVMDQHEYFENSLKLRDRANLLQALTNSGIKPDDRFYDLEKIRKAIKDEIGFTPGIECNKDPERNDQLHQIYICVDTSGTEFIKCPILPRERCPSRLQFAKF